A window from Psychrobium sp. MM17-31 encodes these proteins:
- a CDS encoding AraC family transcriptional regulator yields MPRHFSIRAYTKSFKRHHHTYHQLVLPLMGSIHIEVGDYQGIASVGDCVIIREMQSHAFSADEAARFIVIDSDSLPQNLSESVQQKIRVDDGVLAFCQFLERQLSLNVDSDVESSAFELLMQLLAQQKNHRLLDKRLEKVIDYINTHLAEPLTITQLATIACLSDTQFKVVFKQQMTVTFSQYLRLQRMSKAKSLLTYTDKPIAIVAQDVGYLNSSAFSRQFKSHFGVSPKQVQSS; encoded by the coding sequence ATGCCACGACATTTTTCTATTCGCGCCTATACAAAATCCTTCAAGCGCCATCATCACACCTACCATCAGTTGGTACTGCCGCTGATGGGAAGTATCCATATCGAGGTTGGTGACTATCAGGGAATAGCATCGGTTGGCGATTGCGTGATTATTCGCGAAATGCAATCTCATGCGTTTAGCGCCGATGAAGCTGCGCGCTTTATCGTTATTGATAGCGATAGCTTGCCGCAAAACCTATCGGAGAGTGTGCAGCAAAAGATACGCGTTGATGACGGCGTACTGGCATTTTGCCAATTCTTAGAACGACAGCTGTCGCTAAATGTTGATAGCGATGTCGAAAGTAGTGCCTTTGAATTATTGATGCAATTGTTAGCGCAGCAGAAAAATCATCGACTGTTAGACAAACGGCTGGAAAAGGTGATTGATTACATCAACACCCATCTGGCTGAGCCGTTAACCATTACGCAACTGGCGACAATTGCTTGCTTGAGTGACACTCAATTTAAGGTGGTGTTTAAGCAGCAAATGACTGTGACTTTTAGTCAATATCTTCGTCTGCAGCGGATGTCGAAAGCCAAATCATTACTCACCTATACCGATAAACCGATCGCGATAGTGGCGCAAGACGTGGGTTATTTAAATAGCTCTGCTTTTAGTCGCCAATTTAAATCACATTTTGGCGTTTCGCCGAAACAGGTTCAGTCTTCTTAA
- a CDS encoding arylesterase, whose product MMILFTAFSSLMRRAYVTVLLSLVAIVPAHATNVLLLGDSLSASYGMQASKGWAHLAELELQKTHPDFKLLNFSASGETTGGGKARLARLLEKNKVDVLWIELGGNDGLRGYPINTIRNNLSAMVKMGKDKGIKVIVTQIQIPPSMGKRYTSMFTGLYPKLAEQEQVTLMPFFIESVATNPELMQNDLIHPNEQAQPIIAKEVVAYFKDYLSK is encoded by the coding sequence ATGATGATATTGTTTACTGCTTTTTCTTCACTCATGCGTCGCGCCTATGTAACTGTTTTATTGAGCCTTGTTGCTATAGTTCCGGCTCATGCCACTAATGTTCTTTTACTGGGTGATAGTCTCAGTGCTAGCTACGGAATGCAAGCGTCAAAAGGCTGGGCGCATTTAGCGGAGCTAGAGCTGCAAAAAACACATCCCGATTTTAAATTACTAAATTTTAGTGCCAGTGGCGAAACAACCGGTGGCGGAAAAGCTAGGCTGGCTCGGCTTTTGGAGAAGAATAAGGTCGATGTTTTGTGGATTGAATTAGGGGGCAATGACGGCCTTCGAGGCTACCCAATCAATACAATTCGTAACAATTTAAGCGCGATGGTAAAGATGGGTAAAGATAAGGGAATTAAGGTGATTGTGACTCAGATCCAAATTCCACCGAGTATGGGTAAGCGCTACACGTCGATGTTTACAGGTTTGTATCCAAAGCTAGCCGAGCAAGAACAAGTTACCTTGATGCCATTCTTTATTGAATCTGTAGCCACCAACCCTGAACTTATGCAAAACGATTTGATTCATCCAAACGAACAAGCACAGCCAATTATTGCCAAGGAAGTAGTCGCCTATTTTAAAGATTATCTATCGAAGTAG
- a CDS encoding arginase family protein: MADWSVLNGKINQYLCPPGNGVFTVNTAKERKASLHSALYGRTDNIEEAWRAQVEQLAEDNRPVVLGVCSDTGGGILRGANWGPLFLRQTMLTGGYDVDYLDVGDVRVIPHLLHDKYLNDATITNCRKALYGDSESSLPVSSLSITEDFCDEFYAAFPNKTLFAIGGDHSVSYPLVKSYLRAKKAQGVKAALIHFDAHTDLLVERLGIDICFGSWVTHILDDLPSHDMAFQFGIRSSGKDRGHWEGSFGVNQFWTHEIMERGAQSIVDETIEKLKAAGIEELYVSFDIDALDAHFAAATGTPEPDGLNPEQALLIINELNKHFKITGADMVEIAPFLNTNEDGGNDREKTLAAGSQISELLINALAENNK; the protein is encoded by the coding sequence ATGGCAGATTGGTCAGTACTCAACGGCAAAATTAATCAATATTTATGTCCTCCGGGCAATGGCGTATTTACCGTAAATACCGCCAAGGAGCGCAAAGCATCTCTTCACTCTGCGCTATACGGCCGCACTGACAATATCGAAGAAGCGTGGCGCGCTCAAGTTGAGCAATTAGCCGAAGATAATCGCCCTGTAGTGCTAGGTGTTTGTAGCGATACAGGCGGCGGTATTCTGCGCGGCGCCAACTGGGGCCCATTATTCTTACGTCAAACCATGTTAACTGGTGGCTACGATGTTGATTATTTAGATGTTGGTGATGTACGTGTTATCCCGCATTTACTGCATGATAAATATCTAAACGATGCAACTATCACTAACTGTCGTAAAGCGCTTTACGGCGATAGTGAGTCTTCTCTGCCAGTAAGTTCACTATCAATCACCGAAGATTTCTGTGATGAGTTCTACGCGGCATTCCCAAATAAAACTTTATTCGCGATTGGTGGCGATCACTCAGTGAGCTACCCGCTAGTTAAAAGCTATCTGCGTGCCAAGAAAGCACAAGGTGTGAAAGCAGCACTCATTCACTTTGATGCCCACACAGACTTACTCGTAGAGCGTTTAGGTATCGATATTTGTTTCGGCTCTTGGGTAACTCACATTCTTGATGATCTACCATCGCACGACATGGCGTTCCAATTTGGCATTCGCTCTAGTGGTAAAGATCGCGGTCATTGGGAAGGCAGTTTTGGCGTAAACCAATTCTGGACTCACGAAATCATGGAGCGCGGCGCGCAATCAATCGTTGATGAAACCATTGAAAAACTAAAAGCAGCAGGTATCGAAGAGCTATACGTCAGCTTTGACATCGACGCACTAGATGCTCATTTTGCCGCTGCTACAGGCACACCAGAGCCAGATGGTTTAAATCCAGAGCAAGCATTGCTAATCATCAATGAGCTTAACAAGCACTTTAAGATCACTGGTGCAGACATGGTTGAAATCGCTCCGTTCTTAAACACCAACGAAGACGGCGGTAACGATCGCGAGAAGACATTAGCAGCAGGTAGCCAAATTAGTGAGCTACTAATCAATGCACTCGCTGAAAACAATAAGTAA
- a CDS encoding methyl-accepting chemotaxis protein: protein MLSKIKISQKVYILGVIQLLLICLVGGVGYSQMSKIGLELIDIAEEDIPLTKMLTMLTEHQLQEAVMFERALRAGMNSSVSDSQRQADVQAVQTDLNSLIVKSTKEFKETKAFIEEGITKLHSQDAIAEYRALLARLTSVESNYSKLKLESEQVIQAVLTTNDYGSLKSSLDLVQEHRDDIDHELIKMLDSIQEFTLAAALQAEKDELAGIKIISGLLLFSIIIAIVVPYFIARSISTPLVTLNERLEQIANGDGDLTQSLSERYQDETGDIARSFNAFVLKLRTIITDITSSVEVLDSSSKAASGEMLVTLDNIEKQRNEIEAVASAVNQMNTATHEVATNTSQASEMAGAVRDSVNSGQQSAEDSHRIVQQLAQEIEMASNTIGALAEKTDGIGMVLDTIRAIAEQTNLLALNAAIEAARAGESGRGFAVVADEVRSLAQRTQSSTGDIQTLVEGLQEEAKNAVECMDKGSDSTVKCLAMSSAATEAFEEVSQIVNNISSLNEQIATAAEEQSAVATEVNNNLNSITSIAVATSDGALNTSKANETINSGLGELRSHVHQFKT, encoded by the coding sequence ATGTTATCTAAAATAAAAATATCGCAAAAAGTTTATATCTTAGGGGTAATTCAATTATTGCTCATCTGCTTAGTGGGTGGCGTTGGCTACAGTCAGATGTCTAAGATTGGTTTAGAGCTTATCGATATCGCCGAAGAAGACATTCCGCTAACTAAAATGCTTACCATGCTTACCGAGCATCAGCTACAAGAAGCTGTTATGTTTGAGCGAGCCTTGCGGGCTGGAATGAACTCTTCAGTATCAGATTCGCAGCGACAAGCTGATGTACAAGCGGTTCAAACCGACCTTAATAGCCTTATCGTAAAATCCACCAAAGAATTTAAAGAAACCAAAGCGTTTATTGAAGAGGGAATTACTAAACTTCATTCACAAGACGCTATTGCCGAATATCGTGCGTTATTGGCGCGTTTGACTAGTGTTGAAAGTAACTACAGCAAATTAAAACTAGAATCGGAACAAGTTATTCAGGCTGTGTTGACGACAAATGATTATGGCAGTCTTAAGAGCTCTCTCGATCTCGTGCAAGAACACCGTGATGATATCGATCATGAGCTAATTAAAATGCTCGACTCGATTCAAGAGTTTACACTCGCAGCGGCATTACAAGCCGAGAAAGATGAATTAGCGGGCATTAAAATTATCAGCGGTTTATTGTTGTTTAGCATTATAATCGCAATCGTTGTTCCTTATTTCATAGCCCGCTCAATTTCGACACCATTAGTTACTCTTAATGAGCGTTTAGAACAGATTGCTAATGGCGATGGCGATTTAACGCAGTCATTATCTGAGCGTTATCAAGATGAAACTGGCGATATAGCCCGTTCATTTAATGCCTTTGTGTTGAAACTGCGCACTATTATTACCGACATAACCTCTTCGGTAGAAGTGCTAGATAGCTCATCGAAAGCTGCTAGCGGCGAAATGCTAGTGACGCTTGATAATATCGAAAAACAGCGTAACGAAATAGAAGCGGTAGCATCAGCGGTTAATCAAATGAATACTGCAACGCACGAGGTTGCTACCAATACGTCTCAAGCCTCTGAAATGGCTGGTGCAGTGCGCGATAGTGTTAATAGCGGCCAACAATCAGCAGAAGATTCGCATCGCATTGTCCAGCAATTGGCTCAAGAAATTGAAATGGCATCTAATACAATTGGCGCACTGGCTGAGAAAACTGATGGTATCGGTATGGTGCTTGACACCATTCGCGCGATTGCCGAACAAACTAACTTGCTGGCACTTAATGCGGCGATTGAAGCGGCGCGTGCTGGTGAATCTGGTCGAGGATTTGCGGTAGTTGCCGATGAAGTTCGTTCACTTGCCCAGCGCACGCAAAGTTCGACGGGGGATATTCAAACCTTAGTTGAAGGCTTGCAAGAAGAAGCTAAAAACGCTGTGGAATGTATGGATAAGGGTAGCGATAGCACAGTTAAGTGTTTAGCAATGAGTAGTGCTGCTACTGAGGCTTTTGAAGAGGTGTCGCAGATTGTTAACAACATTTCGTCATTGAATGAGCAAATCGCTACAGCAGCGGAAGAGCAATCGGCTGTCGCCACTGAGGTTAATAATAACCTCAACAGTATTACGAGTATCGCTGTCGCAACAAGTGATGGAGCGTTAAATACGTCGAAGGCTAACGAAACTATTAATTCCGGTTTAGGTGAGCTGAGAAGTCATGTTCATCAGTTTAAGACCTAA
- a CDS encoding tRNA-uridine aminocarboxypropyltransferase, whose protein sequence is MHAVQRLFHYRKSIATKPFKARGYNVKRCDDCRIALDFCICQHKPQCDSKAAFLLLMWDDEVLKPSNTGRLIADLIEDTHAFIWRRTDIDQALLATINDPQYQPFIVFPADYANEQQQVIHKVSDVKLRNKTPLFILLDGSWREAKKMFRKSPYLANFPVLSINLDSQDERHRLRKANGDDRLATAEVAAHILRSYGEIAPAEIANGDLLDLWFDTFSQQYKAGATVRHEVKIDALEQLIAYNNESLTRRTD, encoded by the coding sequence ATGCACGCCGTCCAACGCCTATTTCACTATCGCAAAAGCATCGCCACCAAGCCATTTAAAGCCCGTGGTTATAATGTGAAACGCTGTGACGACTGCCGTATCGCCCTCGACTTTTGTATTTGTCAGCACAAACCACAATGTGATAGCAAGGCCGCATTCTTGCTATTGATGTGGGATGACGAGGTCTTAAAACCCAGCAATACTGGCCGCCTTATTGCCGATTTAATCGAGGATACCCACGCTTTTATTTGGCGTCGAACCGACATAGACCAAGCGCTGCTAGCCACTATTAACGATCCTCAATATCAACCTTTTATTGTGTTCCCAGCTGATTATGCCAATGAACAACAACAGGTCATTCACAAGGTGAGCGATGTTAAACTGAGGAATAAGACACCGCTGTTTATTCTCCTTGACGGAAGTTGGCGCGAGGCCAAGAAGATGTTTCGCAAGAGCCCTTATTTGGCAAACTTCCCTGTTCTGTCGATTAATCTTGATTCACAAGACGAGCGTCATCGTCTGCGCAAAGCTAACGGCGATGATCGACTGGCCACCGCCGAAGTCGCCGCCCATATATTGCGAAGCTATGGTGAGATTGCCCCAGCTGAGATTGCCAATGGTGATTTACTCGATTTATGGTTCGATACTTTTAGTCAGCAATACAAAGCTGGCGCCACCGTCCGCCATGAAGTGAAAATAGATGCTCTAGAGCAATTGATTGCTTACAACAACGAGTCACTCACTCGCCGAACCGATTAA
- a CDS encoding ABC transporter ATP-binding protein encodes MSEEKAVNNIIIVKDLIKQVAVNNGTLEILKSISLNVKQGQSIAIVGASGSGKSTLLGLLAGLDCASAGEIWLDGAPLHQLSEEERTELRAKKVGFIFQSFLLLPALTALENVMLPAQLAGLENAEQKAKELLDKVGLSHRDDHYPNQLSGGEQQRVAIARAFICQPKILFADEPTGNLDGSNGKRIEELLFELNQQLNTTLVLVTHDPKLAQNCQRIITMDDGQISEDVKEKELSDVV; translated from the coding sequence ATGAGTGAAGAAAAAGCAGTAAACAATATCATCATAGTTAAAGATCTTATAAAACAAGTAGCAGTAAATAATGGAACCCTAGAGATACTTAAGTCTATCTCGTTAAATGTCAAGCAAGGACAATCTATCGCCATTGTCGGCGCATCGGGTTCGGGTAAATCGACCCTGCTAGGATTATTAGCAGGACTAGACTGCGCTAGCGCCGGTGAAATTTGGCTAGATGGTGCGCCACTGCATCAATTATCAGAAGAAGAGCGCACCGAACTTAGAGCAAAAAAAGTGGGCTTCATTTTCCAATCATTCCTACTACTACCAGCGTTAACCGCACTAGAAAATGTGATGCTGCCAGCGCAACTTGCAGGCCTTGAAAACGCCGAGCAAAAAGCCAAAGAATTGTTAGATAAAGTTGGTTTAAGCCATCGTGACGATCACTACCCTAACCAACTATCTGGCGGTGAGCAGCAACGAGTTGCTATCGCCCGTGCATTTATTTGCCAGCCGAAAATTCTATTTGCCGATGAACCAACGGGCAATCTCGACGGCTCTAATGGCAAGCGCATCGAAGAGTTATTGTTTGAACTAAATCAGCAGCTTAATACCACGCTTGTCTTAGTAACCCATGATCCAAAACTAGCGCAGAATTGTCAGCGCATCATCACCATGGACGATGGTCAAATTAGCGAAGACGTGAAAGAGAAGGAGCTGTCAGATGTGGTTTAA
- a CDS encoding FtsX-like permease family protein, with the protein MWFKPATALLKQQIKRGELTIFILAIALAVTSVFSLSGFGERLNQALVAKGSNFLAADRVLSSAHAIDESILNRAQNYQIKAAEYLSFNSMVFHGDEMLLAYTKAVKGPYPLRGELKISDKPLIDVPLDTQGTVRVGPPPQGQMWASPELLVRFNAKIGDKVDVGDTTLTIGGIVTNEPDGSFSIFNSSPTIFINDLDVAATNIVQPGSRVYYNYLYSGEDEQLKEFYQAIKPDLKTNQNWQDIKGENSPLANSLERANQFLLLSSLLGIILAATAISVTASRFSQHQLDTVALLKTLGTNDSTIRKIFVYQLATLAAIGIALGLLVGFVLQEAAFALVQHYLPQSLPKELPGLGAKPLLIALSTGAICAALFSLTPMLRLFSVPVMRVIKRDMDSAPLGLWKNGLVFGGAIFILLLTYSQDIKLSLITLTIAAVIALVLSSMAWVIIRLSRGKQFSAASPFKLAMASLYQRANQASMQIASIATAVMLMLIVLLLRNELIDEWQSQIPEGTANHFLGNVTPDQVGEIEALMKKYDVETSDLYPIIRGRVSQINDDVVGGYDSEGNVDNERKRSGRRGFGRELSLTWRDEKPDGNPITQGEWWDPSDTDLQVSIEADAAERLEINIGDKLTTLIGEEEVVATVTSVRDVHWRSMRPNFMLIFNRPALGDMPSTYISSFYVDKEQHPVLKELLINYPTISLIKIDRLIKQLREIIEQVSLALSYIMFLVVCAAILVLLVQIQASYQQRHQDLVILRTLGAGKKLLQRSIAIEFLISGALAGFIAALTTELALWLIQTFVIEMPWQPHPTLWLLATAVGSLFVAVIGTRACKPLTVLSPNELIRNLS; encoded by the coding sequence ATGTGGTTTAAACCGGCAACTGCGCTTCTCAAGCAGCAGATCAAGCGCGGTGAACTCACGATCTTTATTCTGGCGATTGCCCTTGCTGTTACCTCAGTCTTTTCATTGAGTGGTTTTGGCGAACGTCTTAATCAAGCACTGGTCGCGAAAGGAAGTAACTTTTTAGCGGCAGATCGCGTGTTATCATCTGCCCATGCGATCGACGAGAGCATTCTCAATCGCGCGCAAAATTATCAAATAAAAGCCGCCGAATACCTCAGTTTTAACTCGATGGTATTTCACGGTGATGAAATGCTACTCGCCTATACCAAGGCGGTAAAAGGCCCGTATCCTTTGCGCGGTGAGCTCAAAATTAGTGACAAACCACTAATTGATGTTCCGCTAGATACTCAAGGCACAGTACGTGTTGGCCCGCCACCACAAGGACAGATGTGGGCATCACCAGAGCTTTTAGTGCGCTTTAACGCCAAGATAGGCGATAAAGTAGATGTCGGTGATACCACCCTAACCATCGGCGGCATTGTCACCAACGAACCTGATGGCTCGTTTTCCATTTTTAATTCCAGCCCGACTATTTTTATTAATGATCTCGACGTTGCCGCAACTAACATCGTCCAACCGGGAAGTCGTGTCTACTACAACTATCTCTACAGTGGTGAAGACGAGCAGCTAAAAGAATTTTATCAAGCCATTAAGCCAGATTTAAAAACCAATCAAAATTGGCAAGATATCAAAGGTGAAAACTCGCCATTGGCCAATTCACTTGAAAGAGCGAATCAATTCTTACTGCTATCAAGCCTGCTAGGTATTATTCTTGCCGCCACTGCAATTTCGGTGACAGCGTCCCGCTTTAGCCAGCACCAACTCGATACAGTGGCGCTACTAAAAACCCTAGGTACAAACGATAGCACCATTCGCAAAATATTTGTCTATCAACTCGCTACGCTAGCGGCCATAGGTATTGCCCTTGGTTTGCTTGTCGGTTTTGTCCTGCAAGAAGCGGCATTTGCGCTGGTGCAACATTACTTACCGCAAAGTCTGCCAAAAGAGCTGCCGGGACTTGGCGCTAAGCCGTTACTGATAGCTTTAAGCACCGGCGCTATCTGTGCTGCTTTATTCTCACTAACGCCAATGCTGCGTCTGTTTAGCGTGCCTGTGATGCGGGTAATCAAACGCGATATGGACAGCGCGCCGCTGGGACTTTGGAAAAATGGTTTAGTATTTGGTGGCGCAATTTTTATCTTGCTACTCACTTACTCACAAGATATCAAATTGTCGTTAATCACCTTAACTATTGCCGCAGTAATTGCCTTAGTCTTAAGCAGCATGGCATGGGTAATAATTCGATTATCACGCGGTAAACAATTTAGTGCAGCTAGCCCCTTTAAACTAGCGATGGCCTCCCTCTATCAACGGGCAAATCAGGCGAGTATGCAAATCGCCAGCATCGCCACAGCAGTCATGTTGATGCTGATTGTTCTGCTATTGCGCAATGAGCTTATCGATGAATGGCAAAGCCAAATTCCTGAAGGCACCGCCAACCACTTCCTTGGCAATGTGACGCCAGATCAAGTGGGCGAAATCGAAGCCCTCATGAAAAAATACGATGTTGAAACTAGCGATCTGTATCCAATCATTCGCGGCAGAGTGTCACAAATAAACGACGATGTAGTCGGCGGATATGACAGTGAAGGCAATGTTGATAATGAACGTAAACGCAGCGGACGACGCGGTTTTGGTCGTGAGCTCAGCCTAACTTGGCGCGATGAAAAGCCTGATGGAAATCCGATTACTCAAGGTGAATGGTGGGATCCATCCGATACCGATCTACAAGTTTCCATCGAAGCTGACGCAGCTGAACGTTTGGAGATCAACATTGGCGATAAGCTCACTACCTTGATTGGTGAAGAAGAAGTTGTGGCTACAGTGACCAGCGTGCGCGATGTGCATTGGCGCTCAATGCGACCTAATTTTATGTTGATTTTCAACCGCCCTGCGCTTGGTGACATGCCATCGACCTATATCTCATCGTTCTACGTCGATAAAGAGCAGCATCCAGTGCTCAAAGAGCTGTTGATCAACTACCCGACAATCTCTTTGATTAAAATAGATCGCCTGATCAAACAGCTGCGTGAAATCATTGAGCAAGTATCCTTAGCATTGTCTTACATCATGTTCTTAGTGGTGTGTGCAGCGATCTTGGTCTTGTTGGTACAAATTCAAGCAAGCTACCAGCAGCGCCATCAAGATCTCGTTATTTTACGAACGCTAGGCGCAGGCAAGAAACTTCTGCAACGCTCAATCGCCATTGAGTTTTTGATCTCAGGCGCACTTGCTGGCTTTATCGCAGCCCTAACCACAGAGCTAGCACTGTGGCTTATTCAAACCTTCGTCATTGAAATGCCATGGCAACCACACCCAACATTGTGGCTATTAGCAACAGCAGTAGGCAGCTTGTTTGTGGCGGTTATAGGCACAAGGGCTTGTAAACCACTAACGGTACTATCACCTAATGAACTGATTAGAAATCTGTCATAA
- a CDS encoding outer membrane protein transport protein — protein sequence MSSISKNKYSLVALAVTSVLASSANAAGFKLFEQSTSAMGNAYAGRGAQITDASVAFTNPAALSQLKQAQWVVGLNVANVDGKFTNASGKSAQGMPISGPDSGSIGKTSPIPHFHYAKPLNDKWAVGFSVAVPFGTSSEYNDDFVGRYFAQETELKVIALQPSVSYQVNDKLSIGAAVALNYAQGTLSKFKDHSGLCELGAGINGQYTQLSRGTFTDVAQPAYCNSFYEVSGDDIKPSYTLGLHYQLTDSTKLGVSYHSAVKYTLKGDSKITNTPITGEFVQYADNPAQYWTVPTIPGVVDGSKLPVVDLTTGKLAVSPTKTEQSKLDLHTPQSAIISVDNQIDSQWSVQATATWTQWSKFTDISVLSNDTQTPISASTQQSQNLNADGYIGYIPEHWQDAWAFAVGATYQFNKTWTVKAGIAQDNSPVNSNYRSARIPANDRTWFTLGGHYQSQENWSLDFAAGVMVMKDTKFEDNEYNAQDMKIYNSSYQADYSINAYVVSMQFNYTL from the coding sequence ATGTCTTCAATCTCCAAAAATAAATACTCGTTAGTGGCACTAGCTGTGACCTCGGTACTCGCATCATCGGCTAATGCAGCGGGTTTTAAACTTTTCGAACAATCAACCAGTGCCATGGGCAATGCCTATGCAGGTCGCGGTGCACAAATCACCGACGCCAGCGTTGCCTTTACTAACCCAGCGGCATTATCACAGCTAAAACAAGCGCAATGGGTTGTTGGCCTCAACGTCGCTAATGTCGATGGTAAATTCACTAATGCCAGTGGTAAAAGCGCTCAAGGCATGCCGATTTCAGGCCCAGATTCAGGCAGCATTGGCAAAACCTCGCCAATTCCTCATTTTCACTATGCTAAGCCATTAAACGACAAGTGGGCTGTAGGTTTCTCAGTTGCCGTACCTTTCGGTACTTCAAGCGAGTATAACGACGACTTTGTTGGTCGTTACTTCGCCCAAGAAACAGAATTAAAAGTTATCGCCCTACAGCCATCAGTGAGCTATCAAGTAAACGACAAGCTAAGCATCGGCGCTGCTGTTGCTTTAAATTACGCCCAAGGAACCTTGAGCAAATTCAAAGATCACAGCGGTCTGTGTGAGCTAGGTGCAGGCATTAATGGTCAATACACTCAGCTAAGTCGCGGCACTTTCACCGATGTAGCACAACCTGCTTACTGTAATAGCTTCTACGAAGTGTCTGGTGATGATATCAAACCAAGCTACACCCTAGGTTTGCACTATCAATTAACCGATAGCACCAAGTTAGGTGTTAGCTATCACTCTGCGGTTAAGTACACACTAAAAGGTGATTCGAAAATCACGAACACGCCTATCACTGGCGAGTTCGTACAATATGCCGACAATCCTGCGCAATACTGGACAGTACCAACAATTCCAGGCGTGGTAGATGGCTCTAAGCTGCCTGTAGTCGATTTAACAACTGGCAAATTAGCGGTATCACCGACGAAAACTGAACAATCGAAACTAGATTTACACACACCACAAAGCGCCATTATTAGCGTTGACAACCAGATAGATAGCCAATGGTCAGTGCAGGCAACAGCAACTTGGACTCAGTGGAGTAAATTCACCGACATCAGCGTTCTATCAAATGACACTCAAACACCGATTAGCGCTAGCACCCAACAATCCCAAAACCTTAATGCAGACGGCTACATTGGCTACATTCCAGAACATTGGCAAGACGCTTGGGCATTTGCCGTGGGAGCGACTTATCAGTTTAACAAAACATGGACAGTAAAGGCTGGTATAGCGCAGGACAACTCGCCAGTAAACAGCAATTATCGCAGCGCTCGAATTCCGGCCAACGATCGCACCTGGTTTACCTTGGGTGGTCACTACCAAAGTCAAGAAAACTGGAGCTTAGATTTCGCTGCTGGTGTGATGGTAATGAAAGACACGAAGTTTGAAGATAACGAATACAATGCGCAAGATATGAAAATCTACAACAGCAGCTATCAGGCTGATTACAGCATTAACGCTTATGTTGTGTCGATGCAATTTAATTACACATTGTAA
- a CDS encoding ChaN family lipoprotein translates to MKSIAKLSLLSAVAISLLGGCASTTPANTAPNSVAKVTAVPSLYDYQLLTPTGEPISIEELVAKHQDANVFMVGEFHAHPAVHLFQARLMAYIAAQDKPLALSMEQFTRADQAILSRYVKGEVGEITLTNKTKVWDNYKSDYRPLVEIARQQSLPVIAANAPRSIVKCIGRQGPQYLEKLPAQERKLVAKNIDISDSPYRQKFLSNMRGMTLSDERINQMFGAQMAWDATMAESIALHLEQNPQQRIFHIAGRFHIINGLGTGAELKKLKPDAKIVYISATMAEEQGSVSDYQLRISPLPKMWVNKDERSLVMSGHKRSKIECL, encoded by the coding sequence ATGAAATCTATTGCAAAATTATCGCTACTAAGCGCAGTGGCAATCTCATTACTTGGTGGTTGTGCCTCGACCACGCCAGCAAACACCGCGCCTAATTCTGTGGCTAAAGTTACAGCTGTCCCTTCGTTATATGACTATCAGTTACTGACGCCAACAGGTGAACCCATTTCAATTGAGGAGCTTGTCGCGAAACATCAAGACGCTAATGTTTTCATGGTTGGCGAGTTTCACGCGCATCCGGCGGTGCATCTTTTTCAAGCGAGACTAATGGCATATATAGCAGCGCAAGATAAGCCCTTAGCGCTGTCGATGGAGCAATTTACCCGTGCCGATCAAGCAATCCTTTCTCGATATGTGAAGGGCGAGGTGGGGGAAATTACGCTCACTAATAAAACTAAAGTATGGGATAACTATAAGAGCGATTATCGTCCATTAGTGGAAATTGCAAGGCAACAATCCTTACCTGTTATTGCTGCCAACGCACCGAGAAGTATTGTGAAGTGTATTGGTCGTCAAGGCCCACAATATCTTGAAAAGCTGCCAGCACAAGAGCGCAAGTTAGTGGCTAAAAATATCGATATTTCTGATTCTCCTTATCGCCAAAAATTCCTGAGTAATATGCGTGGCATGACTTTAAGTGATGAGCGCATTAACCAAATGTTTGGCGCGCAGATGGCTTGGGATGCAACTATGGCTGAGTCGATTGCTCTGCATTTAGAGCAAAATCCACAGCAGCGCATTTTTCATATCGCAGGCCGCTTTCATATCATTAATGGTTTAGGGACTGGTGCTGAATTAAAGAAACTTAAGCCAGATGCCAAAATCGTTTATATCAGCGCAACAATGGCAGAAGAACAAGGCAGTGTTTCTGACTATCAACTGCGTATTTCACCTTTACCAAAGATGTGGGTAAACAAAGACGAACGCAGTCTTGTGATGAGTGGTCATAAGCGAAGCAAAATCGAATGCCTTTAA